In one window of Nocardia brasiliensis DNA:
- the lpdA gene encoding dihydrolipoyl dehydrogenase, which yields MLEFDLLVIGGGPGGYVAAIRGAQRGLRVGLVEKERPGGVCLNWGCIPTKAMLRSAEVFHTLSAAAEFGVYADNVRFDFAAVRQRKDGVVKELTDGVAGLLKANGVTVIEGHARFVGPTTVEVHETGASPIFEGGPRYAAAPGAAVRQVSARDVIVATGSVPALLPIPGADLPGVVTSDGAFGLTEVPRRLVVIGGSAVGAEWASLFATFGSQVTVVEMQDRLVPLEDKEIGDTLGRSFRKRGITVLTGATVTAIAQDDGLRVTVGGPKPQDITADVVLVGVGRRPNTADLGLDIAGIGTDARGFIEVDDQLRTGVEHVYAIGDVTGRALLAHVASHQGITAADVIAGHDAHIDYTVIPAATFTHPEIASVGLTEAAARAVGHEVITAKFPFAALGRAKTFGETEGIMKIVAGQRHREVLGVHIIGPSASDLITEGALAISLEATLDELADTIHAHPTLGEIGMETALAGLGLPVHIAPRKKR from the coding sequence GTGCTGGAATTCGATCTACTGGTGATCGGCGGCGGACCAGGCGGCTACGTGGCCGCCATCCGGGGCGCGCAGCGCGGGCTCCGGGTCGGTCTGGTGGAGAAGGAGCGCCCGGGCGGCGTGTGCCTGAACTGGGGTTGCATCCCGACCAAGGCGATGTTGCGTTCCGCGGAGGTGTTCCACACCCTCTCCGCCGCAGCGGAATTCGGCGTCTACGCCGACAACGTGCGCTTCGACTTCGCGGCCGTGCGTCAGCGCAAGGACGGCGTCGTCAAGGAACTCACCGACGGCGTCGCGGGCCTGCTGAAGGCCAACGGCGTGACGGTGATCGAGGGCCACGCCCGGTTCGTCGGACCGACCACGGTCGAGGTGCACGAGACCGGCGCGTCGCCCATCTTCGAGGGCGGACCCCGCTACGCCGCCGCCCCCGGCGCGGCGGTGCGCCAGGTCAGCGCGCGCGACGTGATCGTCGCGACCGGCTCGGTCCCCGCACTGCTGCCCATCCCGGGCGCGGACCTGCCCGGCGTCGTCACCTCCGACGGCGCGTTCGGGCTCACCGAGGTGCCGCGGCGGCTGGTCGTCATCGGCGGCAGCGCGGTCGGCGCGGAATGGGCGAGCCTGTTCGCCACGTTCGGCAGCCAGGTCACCGTCGTGGAGATGCAGGATCGGCTGGTTCCGCTGGAGGACAAGGAGATCGGCGACACGCTCGGCCGCTCCTTCCGCAAACGCGGCATCACCGTGCTGACCGGAGCCACCGTCACCGCGATCGCGCAGGACGACGGACTGCGGGTGACGGTCGGTGGTCCGAAGCCGCAGGACATCACCGCCGACGTGGTGCTCGTCGGCGTCGGCCGTCGGCCCAACACCGCCGACCTGGGCCTGGACATCGCCGGCATCGGCACGGACGCACGGGGTTTCATCGAGGTCGACGACCAGCTGCGCACCGGCGTCGAGCACGTCTACGCCATCGGCGACGTGACCGGCCGGGCGCTGCTCGCCCATGTCGCCTCGCATCAAGGCATCACCGCGGCCGATGTGATCGCCGGGCACGACGCGCACATCGACTACACCGTGATCCCGGCCGCGACCTTCACCCATCCCGAGATCGCGAGCGTCGGCTTGACCGAGGCGGCCGCGCGGGCGGTCGGCCACGAGGTGATCACCGCCAAGTTCCCGTTCGCCGCGCTCGGCCGCGCGAAGACCTTCGGCGAGACCGAGGGCATCATGAAGATCGTTGCCGGACAGCGGCATCGGGAAGTGCTCGGCGTGCACATCATCGGCCCGTCGGCCAGTGACCTGATCACCGAGGGCGCACTGGCCATCTCGCTCGAGGCGACGCTCGACGAGTTGGCCGACACCATCCACGCCCACCCCACCCTCGGCGAGATCGGCATGGAGACGGCGTTGGCCGGACTCGGCCTGCCGGTGCACATCGCGCCGCGGAAAAAGCGTTAG
- a CDS encoding PucR family transcriptional regulator — protein MAVPEHTGPTPGLRQLAAVCRAEVPVLTRRLMSAIFTDIPEWTDYSPVSREDLRNGCRSYLTRVLDLLAGDVSVPDRDDVAAAIGRNRAAQGVPLEVMLRTFRLGGQIVWEALLDRADDLAPGQLREIGAATWSVIDGMSSALVTSYRNTEHEQVRRDERRRHGLIEDLLAGRAHDATFAARAARELNLPAHGAYLVVAVRGTRPAVQLGTETALAALGIRSVWHDRVDTTVGLVSLDRHDSSAVLQQIRSRIRGGAAASPPVPGLAQIETAHALALLALETLPTDATGLVLLEERYPEAMLLRSPDLTELLVTRALGPVLALPDRERETLLETLATWLAENCSAANAAPLLHCHRNTVINRLHRISTLLGRPLEGQRSYLELSLALAALELGVTGSS, from the coding sequence ATGGCGGTACCCGAGCACACCGGCCCGACGCCGGGTCTGCGGCAGTTGGCGGCGGTGTGCCGTGCCGAGGTTCCGGTGCTGACGCGGCGGCTGATGTCGGCGATCTTCACCGATATCCCGGAGTGGACCGACTATTCACCGGTCAGCCGGGAGGATCTGCGCAACGGCTGCCGCAGCTACCTGACCAGGGTGCTGGATCTGCTCGCCGGGGACGTCAGCGTGCCCGACCGTGACGACGTCGCCGCCGCCATCGGACGCAACCGGGCGGCGCAGGGCGTGCCGCTCGAGGTGATGCTGCGGACCTTCCGGCTCGGCGGGCAGATCGTCTGGGAGGCACTGCTCGATCGCGCCGACGACCTGGCCCCGGGACAGCTCCGGGAGATCGGCGCGGCCACCTGGTCGGTCATCGACGGTATGTCCTCGGCGCTGGTCACCTCCTATCGCAATACCGAGCACGAGCAGGTGCGCCGCGACGAGCGCCGCAGGCACGGGCTGATCGAGGACCTGCTCGCCGGACGCGCGCACGACGCGACCTTCGCCGCCCGTGCCGCCCGCGAGCTCAACCTGCCTGCGCACGGCGCCTACCTCGTGGTCGCGGTGCGCGGCACCCGTCCCGCCGTGCAACTGGGCACCGAGACGGCGTTGGCGGCCTTGGGCATTCGCTCGGTGTGGCACGACCGGGTGGACACCACGGTCGGCCTCGTCTCACTCGACCGGCACGACAGTTCCGCTGTGCTGCAACAGATCCGCTCGCGCATCCGAGGCGGCGCCGCGGCCTCGCCACCGGTGCCCGGCCTGGCGCAGATCGAGACCGCGCACGCGCTGGCGCTGCTCGCCCTGGAGACATTGCCCACGGACGCAACAGGTTTGGTGCTACTGGAGGAGCGCTACCCCGAGGCCATGCTGCTGCGCTCCCCCGACCTGACCGAGTTGCTCGTCACGCGCGCACTCGGTCCCGTGCTCGCTCTGCCCGACCGGGAGCGGGAGACCCTGCTGGAGACGCTCGCCACCTGGCTTGCCGAGAACTGCTCGGCCGCCAATGCCGCGCCACTGCTGCACTGCCACCGCAACACGGTCATCAACCGGCTGCACCGGATCTCGACACTGCTCGGCCGACCGCTCGAGGGACAACGTTCCTACCTGGAGCTTTCCTTGGCACTGGCCGCGCTAGAGCTGGGCGTGACCGGATCGAGCTGA
- a CDS encoding alpha/beta hydrolase family protein, translating into MTASITGMAAGVPFTALPPAADTATAPMIVTWHMLDAPRTDAAFAAALPMDGLPAWRVHLGMPMCGARMVDGSTDAIVALANEDALMSFLYPFVRQATEEFPAALAALRTQLPVDSGPIGVLGGSLGASVALHVLTETDIPVCAAAIVNGAIDIRSVVDLFPGPYPYDADSEKAADSLDFIAKAGLLAGRAPLLVVSGELDHPALRADATRLVEAVGADAEFCSIPGLAHPLAEEPGLDPAPQSPEARAVDAALTEFFARRLAR; encoded by the coding sequence ATGACCGCATCGATCACCGGGATGGCCGCGGGCGTGCCGTTCACCGCGTTACCGCCCGCCGCGGACACCGCCACCGCGCCGATGATCGTCACCTGGCACATGCTGGACGCGCCGCGCACCGATGCCGCGTTCGCCGCCGCGCTCCCGATGGACGGCCTGCCCGCGTGGCGGGTACACCTCGGCATGCCGATGTGCGGGGCGCGCATGGTCGACGGCAGCACCGACGCCATCGTCGCCCTCGCCAACGAGGACGCGCTGATGTCGTTCCTGTACCCGTTCGTGCGGCAGGCGACCGAGGAGTTCCCGGCCGCCCTCGCCGCGCTGCGCACCCAACTGCCGGTGGACAGCGGCCCGATCGGCGTGCTCGGTGGTTCGCTCGGTGCGTCCGTCGCGTTGCACGTCCTCACCGAGACCGACATCCCGGTCTGCGCGGCCGCCATCGTGAACGGCGCCATCGACATCCGCTCGGTCGTCGATCTGTTCCCCGGTCCATACCCCTATGACGCCGACTCCGAAAAGGCCGCCGACAGCCTGGATTTCATCGCCAAGGCAGGCCTGCTCGCCGGACGCGCACCCCTGCTCGTCGTCAGCGGCGAACTCGACCATCCCGCCCTGCGCGCCGACGCAACCCGCCTCGTCGAGGCCGTCGGCGCCGACGCCGAATTCTGTTCCATCCCCGGCCTCGCCCATCCCCTGGCCGAGGAGCCCGGCCTCGACCCCGCGCCGCAATCACCCGAGGCCCGCGCCGTGGACGCCGCCCTCACCGAGTTCTTCGCCCGCCGCCTCGCCCGGTGA